The following coding sequences are from one bacterium window:
- the sctL gene encoding type III secretion system stator protein SctL, whose product MDDVKVVKVIKKDKTSGSNLREDLGRDSIEQDGIIRGEVYSASAKARELLQKAQREAEAILRNAEEESAKQRQTGYDTGYQEGLAQTTELMVKARTEQEQFIKNANRDLMDLAFKIAEKIIGKQLEMEPETIIGIVKQAMQTVRQSKQLTIRVHPEDAKILKENEEELQETLGRQRILDVVEDKKVHRGGCIIESEIGTVEAQLQTQLERLKKILLQPKA is encoded by the coding sequence ATGGATGACGTCAAGGTAGTGAAAGTAATCAAGAAGGATAAGACCTCCGGGAGTAATCTGCGAGAGGACCTGGGCCGCGATTCGATTGAACAAGATGGAATCATTCGAGGTGAAGTTTATTCGGCTTCCGCAAAAGCGCGTGAGCTGCTTCAAAAAGCGCAGCGGGAGGCCGAGGCAATTCTACGAAATGCGGAGGAGGAGAGCGCCAAACAGCGCCAGACCGGATACGACACCGGTTATCAGGAAGGTCTTGCTCAAACGACAGAGTTAATGGTTAAGGCTCGAACCGAACAGGAACAATTTATAAAAAATGCCAACCGCGATTTAATGGATCTTGCTTTCAAGATCGCTGAAAAAATTATCGGCAAGCAACTTGAGATGGAGCCGGAAACGATTATTGGCATTGTGAAACAAGCGATGCAAACGGTTCGACAGAGCAAGCAACTCACGATTCGCGTTCATCCGGAAGATGCGAAGATTTTGAAGGAGAATGAGGAAGAACTCCAGGAAACTCTTGGGAGACAGCGGATTCTCGATGTGGTGGAAGACAAAAAGGTTCATCGGGGCGGCTGCATCATTGAATCGGAAATCGGTACGGTAGAAGCACAGCTTCAAACCCAGTTGGAGCGGTTGAAGAAAATCTTATTGCAGCCAAAAGCTTGA